A region of the Thamnophis elegans isolate rThaEle1 chromosome 1, rThaEle1.pri, whole genome shotgun sequence genome:
GAGCGTTAGAAGTGGAGGCTCATCACAGAAGAAGTGATTGATAACATTGGAGCTACAAAAAGATAGTTGGAATGTACAGGAAGTTTGTATCATTGAATCTAGCAGGACTGTAATGTACACAATTGAGATCATTTGCTGGCAGGCCTTTTTGGACATTACAGTTGGATAGAGGAGTGGATTGCAGATGGCCACATATCTGTCATAGGCCATCACAGCCAACAGAAGGCATTCTGCATCTGCAAGGATGTCAAATGCAAAGAGCTGCGTAACACAGCCATTGTAAGAAATCCTTTTACTTTCATTTAATAAGTCAATCAGCATTTTAGGAGCAATGGTTGAAGCGCAGCAGAGATCAACAAAGGAGAGGTTGCCCAGGAAGTAATACATGGGTTTGTGAAGTTGGGGTTTTATGCAAATCAGCAGAGATCATCCCCACATTCCCTAATACAGTGAtgatataaataaaaaggaagactGTAAAAAGAACAAGCTGCATTTTGGGATTGTCTGTCACCCCTGAAGAATGAATTCAGTAAAGGCAGAACCATTTCCTTTGTCCATGATTTCTTGAATAGATGGATTGGTTCAGGTGATTTGCTGATTCTGAAATGTCTTTTCAATCCCTTgttgggaaaaagaaaattattttacttAGAGTTCATCCCTGTCTCTATTTTCATGCAACAAGAATCTGGATATTTTTTTCAACAGACCACATATTTGCTTGGTGGAATCTGTTTATTATGAAAAAATGTAGTCTTTGAATATCTCTCTctaactctccctccctccctaccaccctatttatgcatgcatgcatctgtctgtctgtctgtctgtctatatctatctatctatctatctatctatctatctatctatctatctatctatctatctatctatctatctatctatctatctctatctatc
Encoded here:
- the LOC116504786 gene encoding LOW QUALITY PROTEIN: olfactory receptor 1019-like (The sequence of the model RefSeq protein was modified relative to this genomic sequence to represent the inferred CDS: inserted 1 base in 1 codon; deleted 2 bases in 2 codons), giving the protein MDKGNGSAFTEFIXSGVTDNPKMQLVLFTVFLFIYIITVLGNVGMISADLHKTPLHKPMYYFLGNLSFVDLCCASTIAPKMLIDLLNESKRISYNGCVTQLFAFDILADAECLLLAVMAYDRYVAICNPLLYPTVMSKKACQQMISIVYITVLLDSMIQTSCTFQLSFCSSNVINHFFCDEPPLLTLSCSDTYITEIVLLLFGFGEAGSVGMILVSYVYILTTILRMRSAEGRHKAFSTCASHLTTVGIYHGTILFMYFRPNSSYSMDQDKWASMFYTVVIPMLNPLIYSLRNKEVKDALPKSLGCIWICIGGKIVLQ